In one Saimiri boliviensis isolate mSaiBol1 chromosome 21, mSaiBol1.pri, whole genome shotgun sequence genomic region, the following are encoded:
- the CSNK1E gene encoding casein kinase I isoform X1, whose translation MELRVGNKYRLGRKIGSGSFGDIYLGANIASGEEVAIKLECVKTKHPQLHIESKFYKMMQGGVGIPSIKWCGAEGDYNVMVMELLGPSLEDLFNFCSRKFSLKTVLLLADQMISRIEYIHSKNFIHRDVKPDNFLMGLGKKGNLVYIIDFGLAKKYRDARTHQHIPYRENKNLTGTARYASINTHLGIEQSRRDDLESLGYVLMYFNLGSLPWQGLKAATKRQKYERISEKKMSTPIEVLCKGYPSEFSTYLNFCRSLRFDDKPDYSYLRQLFRNLFHRQGFSYDYVFDWNMLKFMRPPSCQPPALPCGRPRDELGCSPEPRGRGPGAARARARGEDGAATGVRDPGPAPWPTHGGHCQPAPQCCRACGFHTSLPHPASWQYFSQSDLAGGPGEEGEYEAAQGRARQRLLLRPHWAARGLPDPSLTDKCAI comes from the exons ATGGAGCTACGTGTGGGGAATAAGTACCGCCTGGGACGGAAGATCGGCAGCGGGTCCTTCGGAGATATCTACCTGG GTGCCAACATCGCCTCTGGTGAGGAAGTCGCCATCAAGCTGGAGTGTGTAAAGACAAAGCACCCCCAGCTGCACATTGAGAGCAAGTTCTACAAGATGATGCAGGGTGGCG TGGGGATCCCGTCTATCAAGTGGTGCGGAGCTGAGGGTGACTACAACGTAATGGTCATGGAGCTGCTGGGGCCCAGCCTCGAGGACCTGTTCAATTTCTGTTCCCGCAAGTTCAGCCTCAAGACGGTGCTGCTCCTGGCCGACCAGATG ATCAGCCGCATCGAGTACATTCACTCCAAGAACTTCATCCACCGGGATGTCAAGCCCGACAACTTCCTCATGGGGCTGGGGAAGAAGGGCAACCTGGTCTACATCATCGACTTCGGCCTGGCCAAGAAGTACCGGGATGCCCGCACGCACCAGCACATTCCCTACCGGGAAAACAAGAACCTGACCGGCACGGCCCGCTACGCCTCCATCAACACGCACCTGGGCATTG AGCAAAGCCGTCGAGATGATCTAGAGAGCCTGGGCTACGTGCTCATGTACTTCAACTTGGGCTCCCTGCCCTGGCAGGGACTCAAAGCAGCCACCAAGCGCCAGAAGTACGAGCGGATCAGCGAGAAGAAGATGTCGACACCCATCGAGGTCCTCTGCAAAGGCTATCCTT CCGAATTTTCAACATACCTCAACTTCTGCCGCTCCCTGCGGTTTGACGACAAGCCCGACTACTCTTACCTACGTCAGCTCTTCCGCAACCTCTTCCACCGGCAGGGCTTCTCCTATGACTACGTCTTCGACTGGAACATGCTGAAATTC ATGCGGCCCCCCTCCTGCCAGCCCCCTGCCCTTCCCTGCGGACGGCCCCGGGATGAACTAG GGTGCAGCCCGGAACCCCGAGGACGTGGACCGGGAGCGGCGAGAGCACGAGCGCGAGGAGAGGATGGGGCAGCTACGGGGGTCCGCGACCCGGGCCCTGCCCCCTGGCCCACCCACGGGGGCCACTGCCAACCGGCTCCGCAGTGCTGCCGAGCCTGTGGCTTCCACACCAGCCTCCCGCATCCAGCCAGCTG GCAATACTTCTCCCAGAGCGATCTCGCGGGTGGACCGGGAGAGGAAGGTGAGTATGAGGCTGCACAGGGGCGCGCCCGCCAACGTCTCCTCCTCAGACCTCACTGGGCGGCAAGAGGTCTCCCGGATCCCAGCCTCACAG ACAAGTGTGCCATTTGA
- the CSNK1E gene encoding casein kinase I isoform X2: protein MELRVGNKYRLGRKIGSGSFGDIYLGANIASGEEVAIKLECVKTKHPQLHIESKFYKMMQGGVGIPSIKWCGAEGDYNVMVMELLGPSLEDLFNFCSRKFSLKTVLLLADQMISRIEYIHSKNFIHRDVKPDNFLMGLGKKGNLVYIIDFGLAKKYRDARTHQHIPYRENKNLTGTARYASINTHLGIEQSRRDDLESLGYVLMYFNLGSLPWQGLKAATKRQKYERISEKKMSTPIEVLCKGYPSEFSTYLNFCRSLRFDDKPDYSYLRQLFRNLFHRQGFSYDYVFDWNMLKFGAARNPEDVDRERREHEREERMGQLRGSATRALPPGPPTGATANRLRSAAEPVASTPASRIQPAGNTSPRAISRVDRERKVSMRLHRGAPANVSSSDLTGRQEVSRIPASQTSVPFDHLGK, encoded by the exons ATGGAGCTACGTGTGGGGAATAAGTACCGCCTGGGACGGAAGATCGGCAGCGGGTCCTTCGGAGATATCTACCTGG GTGCCAACATCGCCTCTGGTGAGGAAGTCGCCATCAAGCTGGAGTGTGTAAAGACAAAGCACCCCCAGCTGCACATTGAGAGCAAGTTCTACAAGATGATGCAGGGTGGCG TGGGGATCCCGTCTATCAAGTGGTGCGGAGCTGAGGGTGACTACAACGTAATGGTCATGGAGCTGCTGGGGCCCAGCCTCGAGGACCTGTTCAATTTCTGTTCCCGCAAGTTCAGCCTCAAGACGGTGCTGCTCCTGGCCGACCAGATG ATCAGCCGCATCGAGTACATTCACTCCAAGAACTTCATCCACCGGGATGTCAAGCCCGACAACTTCCTCATGGGGCTGGGGAAGAAGGGCAACCTGGTCTACATCATCGACTTCGGCCTGGCCAAGAAGTACCGGGATGCCCGCACGCACCAGCACATTCCCTACCGGGAAAACAAGAACCTGACCGGCACGGCCCGCTACGCCTCCATCAACACGCACCTGGGCATTG AGCAAAGCCGTCGAGATGATCTAGAGAGCCTGGGCTACGTGCTCATGTACTTCAACTTGGGCTCCCTGCCCTGGCAGGGACTCAAAGCAGCCACCAAGCGCCAGAAGTACGAGCGGATCAGCGAGAAGAAGATGTCGACACCCATCGAGGTCCTCTGCAAAGGCTATCCTT CCGAATTTTCAACATACCTCAACTTCTGCCGCTCCCTGCGGTTTGACGACAAGCCCGACTACTCTTACCTACGTCAGCTCTTCCGCAACCTCTTCCACCGGCAGGGCTTCTCCTATGACTACGTCTTCGACTGGAACATGCTGAAATTC GGTGCAGCCCGGAACCCCGAGGACGTGGACCGGGAGCGGCGAGAGCACGAGCGCGAGGAGAGGATGGGGCAGCTACGGGGGTCCGCGACCCGGGCCCTGCCCCCTGGCCCACCCACGGGGGCCACTGCCAACCGGCTCCGCAGTGCTGCCGAGCCTGTGGCTTCCACACCAGCCTCCCGCATCCAGCCAGCTG GCAATACTTCTCCCAGAGCGATCTCGCGGGTGGACCGGGAGAGGAAGGTGAGTATGAGGCTGCACAGGGGCGCGCCCGCCAACGTCTCCTCCTCAGACCTCACTGGGCGGCAAGAGGTCTCCCGGATCCCAGCCTCACAG ACAAGTGTGCCATTTGACCATCTCGGGAAGTGA
- the CSNK1E gene encoding casein kinase I isoform X3: MELRVGNKYRLGRKIGSGSFGDIYLGANIASGEEVAIKLECVKTKHPQLHIESKFYKMMQGGVGIPSIKWCGAEGDYNVMVMELLGPSLEDLFNFCSRKFSLKTVLLLADQMISRIEYIHSKNFIHRDVKPDNFLMGLGKKGNLVYIIDFGLAKKYRDARTHQHIPYRENKNLTGTARYASINTHLGIEQSRRDDLESLGYVLMYFNLGSLPWQGLKAATKRQKYERISEKKMSTPIEVLCKGYPSEFSTYLNFCRSLRFDDKPDYSYLRQLFRNLFHRQGFSYDYVFDWNMLKFVPGAPGHPEPPR; this comes from the exons ATGGAGCTACGTGTGGGGAATAAGTACCGCCTGGGACGGAAGATCGGCAGCGGGTCCTTCGGAGATATCTACCTGG GTGCCAACATCGCCTCTGGTGAGGAAGTCGCCATCAAGCTGGAGTGTGTAAAGACAAAGCACCCCCAGCTGCACATTGAGAGCAAGTTCTACAAGATGATGCAGGGTGGCG TGGGGATCCCGTCTATCAAGTGGTGCGGAGCTGAGGGTGACTACAACGTAATGGTCATGGAGCTGCTGGGGCCCAGCCTCGAGGACCTGTTCAATTTCTGTTCCCGCAAGTTCAGCCTCAAGACGGTGCTGCTCCTGGCCGACCAGATG ATCAGCCGCATCGAGTACATTCACTCCAAGAACTTCATCCACCGGGATGTCAAGCCCGACAACTTCCTCATGGGGCTGGGGAAGAAGGGCAACCTGGTCTACATCATCGACTTCGGCCTGGCCAAGAAGTACCGGGATGCCCGCACGCACCAGCACATTCCCTACCGGGAAAACAAGAACCTGACCGGCACGGCCCGCTACGCCTCCATCAACACGCACCTGGGCATTG AGCAAAGCCGTCGAGATGATCTAGAGAGCCTGGGCTACGTGCTCATGTACTTCAACTTGGGCTCCCTGCCCTGGCAGGGACTCAAAGCAGCCACCAAGCGCCAGAAGTACGAGCGGATCAGCGAGAAGAAGATGTCGACACCCATCGAGGTCCTCTGCAAAGGCTATCCTT CCGAATTTTCAACATACCTCAACTTCTGCCGCTCCCTGCGGTTTGACGACAAGCCCGACTACTCTTACCTACGTCAGCTCTTCCGCAACCTCTTCCACCGGCAGGGCTTCTCCTATGACTACGTCTTCGACTGGAACATGCTGAAATTC GTGCCCGGCGCCCCTGGGCACCCAGAGCCCCCCAGATAG